Proteins found in one Roseimicrobium gellanilyticum genomic segment:
- a CDS encoding YceI family protein: MKHLLFSAAVVLLMTAGRVSGATTKWDGSAEIAFSGNSTLHSWDGAVNAEPFVATVVTGDDDRPKSLSATVKVKAAGMDTNNDKRDATMHKSMKVADYPLIEGKFQDISFTTIMPDGKTPSNLPFSLTLLGKKHDVVATVGNWKFGEDTATFDVSFSLSLKQCGINVPSAMLVVRVGDTVKVTASVKLVRAKGN; this comes from the coding sequence ATGAAACACCTGCTCTTCTCCGCTGCGGTGGTCCTGCTGATGACGGCGGGACGTGTCTCTGGCGCCACGACGAAGTGGGACGGCTCGGCAGAGATCGCCTTCTCGGGCAACTCCACCTTGCATAGCTGGGACGGTGCTGTGAACGCAGAGCCGTTCGTTGCTACCGTGGTGACGGGCGATGACGATCGCCCCAAGAGCCTCAGCGCCACCGTGAAGGTCAAGGCGGCGGGCATGGACACGAACAATGACAAGCGGGATGCGACCATGCACAAGTCCATGAAGGTCGCAGACTACCCGCTCATCGAGGGAAAGTTTCAGGACATCTCCTTCACCACCATCATGCCGGATGGGAAGACACCTTCGAATCTACCCTTCTCCCTGACTTTGCTCGGCAAGAAGCACGACGTCGTAGCGACCGTGGGCAACTGGAAGTTTGGAGAGGATACCGCCACCTTTGACGTGAGCTTCAGCCTCTCGCTGAAACAATGCGGCATCAATGTTCCATCCGCAATGCTGGTGGTGCGCGTTGGAGATACGGTGAAAGTAACAGCCTCGGTGAAGCTCGTGCGCGCGAAGGGAAACTGA
- a CDS encoding type III polyketide synthase → MPAFVHHITTLTPPFAYHQDFARDRLKDLAEDERTKRLIHAIYRRSGIVTRHSVYGDFLPDAEGSLFKFDEHGTLIPPTTGERNSVYAEWSRKLAVDLAGKLLAEVEDFTKDEVTHLIFASCTGFMNPGPDFHIIRELGLPQSVERYTLGFMGCYAAFPALRMAAQFCEANPDAVVLVMCLELCSLHMQSNAHQDTILANSLFADGAAAAIVSARSPAPKQPSYRLDGFVSSLVAAGEADMAWDIGDQGFNIVLSSYIPDIIQSSLRPIVEDVFQQKGLVPEDIDAWAVHPGGRAILDKVEQSLSLPATALETSRQVLRDYGNMSSATVLFVLKQMLADAGKEDALTCAIAFGPGLTVETALLTRLGVSSDDANALPMSAGAAYAEHAPAAPAV, encoded by the coding sequence ATGCCGGCCTTTGTTCATCACATCACCACACTGACGCCGCCGTTTGCGTACCATCAGGATTTCGCACGGGATCGACTGAAGGATTTGGCGGAGGATGAGCGGACCAAACGCCTCATTCATGCCATCTACCGGCGCTCCGGCATTGTGACCCGGCACAGTGTGTATGGAGACTTCCTGCCGGACGCGGAAGGTTCGCTTTTCAAGTTTGATGAGCATGGCACGCTCATACCTCCCACCACCGGGGAGCGGAATTCGGTCTATGCCGAGTGGTCGCGGAAGCTCGCTGTGGACCTCGCTGGCAAGCTCCTTGCCGAGGTGGAAGACTTCACAAAAGACGAAGTCACCCATCTCATCTTCGCGTCGTGCACGGGCTTCATGAATCCGGGGCCCGACTTTCACATCATCCGCGAGCTGGGACTTCCGCAGAGCGTGGAGCGCTACACTCTGGGCTTCATGGGATGCTACGCGGCCTTCCCCGCTCTTCGCATGGCGGCTCAGTTCTGTGAGGCCAACCCGGATGCGGTGGTCCTGGTGATGTGCCTCGAGCTTTGCAGTCTGCACATGCAGTCCAATGCCCATCAGGATACCATCCTTGCGAACTCGCTCTTCGCAGATGGCGCGGCCGCGGCCATCGTCAGTGCTCGCTCACCTGCGCCCAAACAACCTTCCTACCGCTTGGACGGGTTTGTGTCCTCCCTCGTCGCGGCAGGTGAAGCAGACATGGCATGGGACATCGGAGATCAGGGGTTCAACATCGTGCTCAGCAGCTACATACCGGACATCATCCAGTCCAGTCTGCGCCCCATTGTGGAAGATGTCTTCCAGCAGAAGGGGCTGGTACCCGAGGACATCGATGCTTGGGCAGTACATCCCGGTGGCCGCGCGATTCTTGACAAGGTGGAGCAGAGCCTGTCGCTGCCCGCGACAGCTTTGGAGACTTCCCGACAGGTGCTGCGCGACTACGGCAACATGAGCAGCGCGACGGTGCTCTTCGTGCTCAAGCAGATGTTGGCCGATGCCGGGAAGGAAGATGCTCTCACGTGCGCCATTGCCTTCGGCCCTGGTCTGACAGTGGAGACTGCGCTGTTGACGAGGCTTGGCGTTTCTTCTGACGACGCGAATGCACTTCCCATGTCCGCAGGTGCTGCCTATGCAGAACACGCGCCCGCCGCGCCCGCAGTTTGA
- a CDS encoding FAD-dependent oxidoreductase, translated as MQNTRPPRPQFDCEVAIVGAGPVGLLLANLLGDAGIRTLVLEKRADLPGSSQAIGITPPSLAILSKIRLAEKFVARGIPIRDVFVHGDQGLVGCCSFRRIPGDHPFVLSLPQRLSMSLLEEKLRSCDSVRLVRNAAVTGISPQEDHVTLQTNGIGGITAAFAVGCDGHRSAIRELMGVRTRAHTYACHFVMGDFTGHSGMGDDGHVFFTEEGAVESFPLPDGLRRWIVQTHSPMEWTPPEFISAMVRQRTGVNLDAGQQINQTWFTPKRLDCHAYVSSRAILCGDAAHVMSPIGGQGMNVGFADAAMLVDVLKQVLRRDGDVKALLSTYEKVRKREAAIAANRAAGGMWLGTRRGFFLSRARGVLMRGVLLGFMHDVVSEHYAMMHSP; from the coding sequence ATGCAGAACACGCGCCCGCCGCGCCCGCAGTTTGATTGCGAGGTGGCCATCGTCGGCGCCGGCCCGGTGGGCCTTTTGCTGGCGAATCTCCTCGGAGATGCGGGCATTCGCACCCTCGTGCTGGAGAAGCGCGCCGATTTGCCGGGCAGTTCCCAAGCCATTGGGATCACGCCACCGTCACTGGCCATCCTCTCAAAGATCCGGCTGGCGGAAAAGTTTGTGGCTCGCGGCATTCCAATCCGGGATGTATTCGTGCACGGTGATCAGGGTCTCGTCGGGTGTTGCTCATTCAGGCGCATCCCCGGCGATCATCCCTTCGTCTTGTCTCTGCCGCAACGTCTGAGCATGTCACTCCTGGAGGAGAAGCTGCGTTCCTGTGACTCCGTTCGTCTGGTGAGAAATGCTGCGGTAACCGGCATCAGCCCACAGGAGGATCACGTGACTCTACAGACGAACGGCATCGGCGGTATCACCGCCGCATTCGCGGTTGGCTGTGATGGGCATCGCAGCGCAATACGCGAACTCATGGGAGTGCGAACAAGGGCGCACACCTACGCCTGCCATTTCGTCATGGGGGACTTCACGGGGCACAGCGGCATGGGAGATGACGGTCATGTGTTCTTCACTGAGGAGGGTGCCGTGGAGTCGTTTCCTCTTCCGGATGGGCTGCGTCGGTGGATCGTGCAGACCCATTCACCCATGGAGTGGACTCCACCTGAGTTCATCAGTGCGATGGTGCGCCAACGAACAGGAGTCAACCTGGATGCGGGTCAGCAAATCAACCAGACGTGGTTCACACCGAAGCGCCTCGATTGTCATGCTTACGTGAGCAGTCGTGCGATCCTCTGCGGTGACGCCGCTCATGTGATGAGCCCAATCGGTGGCCAGGGAATGAATGTTGGCTTCGCCGATGCCGCAATGCTTGTTGATGTGCTGAAGCAGGTTCTGAGACGTGATGGCGATGTGAAAGCGCTTCTCTCCACGTACGAAAAAGTGCGCAAACGTGAGGCCGCGATCGCCGCCAATCGTGCCGCTGGAGGCATGTGGTTGGGCACCAGAAGAGGATTTTTTTTGTCCCGGGCACGAGGCGTTTTGATGCGCGGTGTTCTATTGGGTTTCATGCACGACGTTGTATCGGAGCATTACGCCATGATGCATTCTCCCTAG
- the cysN gene encoding sulfate adenylyltransferase subunit CysN gives MDLLVNPTESSLLRFTTAGSVDDGKSTLIGRLLYDSKSIFEDQLLAVEESSKRRGDAHVNLALLTDGLRAEREQGITIDVAYRYFATPKRKFIIADTPGHIQYTRNMVTGASTADLAIILVDARHGVVEQTRRHSYLASLLRIEKVVLAVNKMDLVDFSEEVFNKIIADFNEFRKSLPNEVDATLIPISALNGDNVVDKSDNTPWYSGKTLLEHLETVQVRGGTSQHDARFPVQWVIRPMSDDYHDFRGFAGRMASGTFKVGEEVLALPAGMTSRITGIHTFEGRKEETTPDLSYSITLADEIDISRGDMIVRPDQAPQHSPHIDAMICWFTEKKLKPRTRFHLRHTTRDLRATVTDLHYKVDISTMEQVGDVKEFGLNDIGCIRIKCAAPLFFDAYSKNRTTGSFVLVDEQTNNTVAAGMILRAVGDESTKSTDEFAI, from the coding sequence ATGGACCTCCTCGTTAACCCCACCGAATCCAGCCTCCTGCGTTTCACCACCGCCGGCAGTGTGGATGATGGCAAGAGCACGCTCATCGGCCGCCTGCTGTATGATTCCAAGAGCATCTTCGAAGATCAGCTCCTGGCTGTGGAGGAATCCTCCAAGCGCCGTGGCGATGCCCATGTGAATCTCGCCTTGCTGACCGATGGCCTTCGTGCCGAGCGCGAGCAGGGCATCACCATCGACGTGGCCTACCGCTACTTCGCCACGCCGAAGCGCAAGTTCATCATCGCAGACACACCGGGTCATATCCAGTACACGCGAAACATGGTCACCGGCGCGAGCACGGCGGACCTCGCCATCATCCTGGTGGATGCGCGTCATGGTGTGGTTGAGCAGACCCGCCGCCACTCCTACCTCGCTTCTCTCCTTCGCATTGAGAAGGTGGTCCTGGCCGTGAACAAGATGGACCTCGTGGATTTCAGCGAGGAAGTCTTCAACAAGATCATTGCGGACTTCAACGAGTTCCGGAAGAGCCTTCCGAACGAGGTGGATGCCACGCTCATCCCCATCAGCGCGTTGAACGGTGACAACGTGGTGGACAAGTCGGACAACACCCCCTGGTACAGCGGCAAGACCCTGCTGGAGCATCTCGAGACCGTACAGGTACGCGGCGGCACCTCTCAGCACGATGCCCGCTTCCCCGTGCAATGGGTCATCCGTCCCATGTCGGATGACTACCATGACTTCCGTGGCTTCGCCGGGCGCATGGCCAGCGGCACCTTCAAGGTGGGTGAGGAGGTGCTCGCGCTTCCTGCTGGTATGACTTCGCGCATCACTGGGATTCACACCTTTGAAGGTCGCAAGGAGGAGACGACGCCCGATCTTTCGTACTCCATCACGCTCGCAGACGAGATCGACATCAGCCGCGGTGACATGATTGTGCGGCCGGACCAGGCTCCGCAGCACAGCCCGCACATCGATGCGATGATCTGCTGGTTTACCGAGAAGAAACTCAAGCCCCGCACGCGCTTTCACCTGCGCCACACCACCCGCGATCTCCGTGCTACAGTGACTGACCTGCACTACAAGGTGGACATCAGCACCATGGAGCAGGTGGGGGACGTGAAGGAATTCGGGCTCAATGACATCGGCTGCATCCGCATCAAATGCGCCGCTCCGTTGTTCTTTGATGCCTACTCGAAGAACCGCACCACCGGCAGCTTCGTCCTCGTGGATGAACAGACCAACAACACCGTGGCCGCCGGCATGATCCTTCGCGCCGTGGGTGACGAATCGACGAAGAGCACAGACGAGTTCGCGATTTAA
- the cysD gene encoding sulfate adenylyltransferase subunit CysD, which produces MSDITHLQFLESEAIYVLRETAAQFTKPAMLFSGGKDSIVMAWLARKAFHPSKLPFPLLHIDTGHNFPEAMTYRDWFVKEVRAELVVGSVQKSIDDGRVVEERGHNASRNKLQTVTLLDTIEEHQFDACLGGGRRDEEKARAKERFFSHRDEFGQWDPKNQRPELWNIFNGRKNFGEHFRVFPLSNWTEMDVWQYIRQEEIPLPNLYFTHQRRIIERHGQLLDAETGFVTLLEEEKAKVKEMTIRFRTVGDATCTGAVLSDAKTIDDVVAEVAAARQTERGTRADDKRSETAMEDRKKEGYF; this is translated from the coding sequence ATGTCCGACATCACGCACCTTCAGTTTCTTGAGAGCGAAGCCATCTACGTGCTCCGCGAGACCGCCGCGCAGTTCACGAAGCCGGCGATGCTTTTTTCCGGCGGCAAGGACTCCATCGTGATGGCATGGCTGGCGCGCAAGGCGTTCCACCCCTCCAAGCTTCCCTTCCCGCTGCTGCACATCGACACCGGGCACAACTTCCCCGAGGCGATGACCTACCGCGACTGGTTCGTGAAGGAAGTGCGCGCCGAGCTTGTGGTCGGCTCGGTTCAGAAAAGCATTGATGACGGACGTGTGGTGGAGGAGCGCGGGCACAATGCCAGCCGCAACAAGCTGCAGACCGTGACCCTGCTGGACACCATTGAGGAGCACCAGTTCGACGCGTGCCTTGGCGGTGGTCGTCGCGACGAAGAGAAGGCCCGCGCGAAGGAGCGCTTCTTCTCGCACCGTGACGAGTTCGGCCAGTGGGACCCGAAGAACCAGCGCCCCGAGCTCTGGAACATCTTCAATGGCCGAAAGAACTTCGGTGAACACTTCCGCGTCTTCCCCCTGAGCAATTGGACGGAAATGGATGTGTGGCAGTACATCCGCCAGGAGGAGATTCCCCTGCCGAATCTCTACTTCACCCACCAGCGCCGTATCATTGAGCGTCACGGCCAACTTCTCGATGCCGAGACCGGCTTCGTGACCCTCTTGGAAGAAGAGAAGGCCAAGGTGAAGGAGATGACCATCCGCTTCCGCACCGTGGGTGACGCCACCTGCACCGGCGCCGTGCTCTCCGATGCGAAGACCATCGACGATGTGGTGGCCGAAGTCGCTGCCGCCCGCCAGACCGAGCGTGGCACCCGCGCTGACGACAAGCGCAGCGAGACCGCCATGGAGGACCGCAAGAAGGAAGGGTACTTCTGA
- a CDS encoding phosphoadenosine phosphosulfate reductase family protein produces MSPEQVQELNAAVRGFSPLELTHWAVERSAGRAIVTTNFRPYEAVILHLATQAQADIPVLWVDHGTNLPETYIFADKTINQLELNIKPYLPLMTANHWLALNGGQPPMPDEVERVEAFSRIMKLEPFERGMRELAPTVWITALRKEQNPQRAATLQPVMWDAKFQTLKVNPILDWTPVEMEAYLAEFELPNERTYYDPAKGDEKHECGLHAKLTTDKA; encoded by the coding sequence ATGAGCCCCGAACAAGTACAAGAACTCAACGCCGCTGTCCGCGGATTTTCCCCCTTGGAACTCACCCACTGGGCCGTGGAGCGCAGCGCTGGCCGGGCCATTGTAACCACGAATTTCCGTCCGTACGAGGCCGTCATCCTGCATCTCGCGACCCAAGCCCAAGCGGACATCCCTGTGCTCTGGGTGGATCATGGCACGAACCTTCCGGAGACCTACATTTTTGCAGACAAGACGATTAATCAGCTCGAACTGAACATTAAACCGTACCTGCCCCTGATGACCGCCAACCACTGGCTGGCGCTCAATGGCGGCCAGCCCCCCATGCCGGATGAGGTGGAGCGAGTGGAGGCTTTCAGCCGCATCATGAAGCTGGAACCCTTTGAGCGCGGCATGCGTGAACTGGCCCCCACCGTTTGGATCACCGCCCTGCGCAAGGAGCAGAATCCCCAGCGCGCCGCGACCCTCCAGCCAGTCATGTGGGACGCGAAATTCCAGACCCTGAAGGTGAACCCCATCCTCGACTGGACCCCGGTGGAAATGGAGGCCTACCTCGCCGAATTTGAGCTGCCCAACGAGCGAACCTATTACGACCCTGCCAAGGGCGACGAGAAGCACGAGTGCGGCCTGCACGCGAAGCTCACCACTGACAAGGCCTGA
- the clpS gene encoding ATP-dependent Clp protease adapter ClpS, translating to MPPVTTPERRTIELPREDTDSQLDTPWSVVIHNDPVNLMSYVTHVIRKIFGYPEREAQRLMLQVHEQGRSIVWTGARERAEHYVRELHGFQLLSTIERAD from the coding sequence ATGCCTCCTGTCACCACCCCAGAGCGTCGCACCATCGAGCTGCCTCGTGAGGACACCGACAGCCAGCTTGACACCCCGTGGAGCGTGGTCATTCACAATGACCCGGTGAACCTGATGAGCTACGTCACCCACGTGATCCGGAAAATCTTCGGCTACCCGGAAAGGGAAGCCCAGCGACTGATGCTGCAGGTGCATGAACAGGGCCGCAGCATTGTCTGGACTGGGGCGCGTGAACGCGCCGAGCACTATGTGAGGGAGCTTCACGGATTCCAGCTTCTCTCCACCATCGAAAGAGCCGACTAG
- a CDS encoding DUF2017 family protein yields the protein MRLTLQKERESWRMSDLDDFHLHLLRQVAEDASVADEAAHKRLFPPPIRAAQNDDDDEFLEDWKDFVADELEQQFAGDVGTVLADLDNVRQHRGIKEGQEPRHLLEIPLDHARAWFSALNQARLMLDQKFNLHPGGENEFRLFVTEEESGGIDVKDRLAVYMRYEFYAAIQEWLVQRAMKLP from the coding sequence ATGCGGCTGACCCTTCAGAAGGAACGAGAATCCTGGCGCATGAGCGATCTGGATGACTTCCACCTGCACCTGCTGCGGCAAGTGGCGGAAGATGCCAGTGTGGCCGATGAAGCGGCCCACAAACGCCTCTTCCCACCACCCATCCGGGCGGCCCAGAATGATGACGATGATGAGTTCCTGGAGGACTGGAAGGACTTCGTCGCGGATGAGCTCGAGCAGCAGTTCGCCGGAGACGTGGGCACCGTGCTCGCCGATCTGGACAACGTGCGCCAGCATCGCGGCATCAAGGAGGGACAAGAGCCCCGCCACCTGCTGGAGATTCCCCTCGACCATGCACGTGCGTGGTTCAGCGCGCTGAATCAAGCGCGGCTCATGCTGGATCAAAAATTCAATCTACATCCCGGCGGAGAGAATGAGTTCCGCCTCTTCGTCACCGAGGAGGAGTCCGGTGGCATCGATGTGAAGGATCGCCTCGCGGTTTATATGCGCTACGAGTTCTACGCGGCCATCCAGGAGTGGCTGGTGCAGCGCGCGATGAAGCTGCCGTGA
- a CDS encoding PVC-type heme-binding CxxCH protein, which translates to MKPRSVLPYLLAFAGLSNSVLHAQQPRAQIQLQSDSKRIESKTTYAKAYGETKGAVTVDPAKDLPRYPAVEPKDAIATFQVKKGFALEFAAHEPNVRSPIAISFDEHGRMFVCEMIDYSEMRDANPHLGRVSMLEDKDGDGFFETAKVFADNLAWPTGLICANGGVFVVATPDIIFFKDTDGDGKSDVRDTMYTGFGTGLKILNVQGMANCPQWGLDNRIHVQAGGGNRGKVKCLKRPELPEMELGGRDFWFDPRTLEFGLEAGGGQYGMSFDDWGRKYVCSNSDHLQFFIYDDRFATRNPFFTMPPTKRSVAVDGGAAEVFRISPDEPWRIIRTRWRVAGVVKGAVEGGGRVSGYFTGATGTTVYRGDAYGPEFVNNTFSGDAGGQLVHRKIISPDGVSVKGARPADEQGYEFLASKDTWVRTVNFANAPDGHLYICDMYREVIEHPWSIPDEIKKHIDLNSGNDRGRIYRLIKNGQNPKKVAPLAEVSLQDLVNTLESPNGWHRDCASRLIYERNEKAAVPLLDSLIRKTSNPLAKLHVLGCLDGFKALTDEHLVIALKDSNEHVRARAVMLAAIRTNGKIPSPVLWKSLEPLVKDASPRVRLHLAFLLGGMDDGSKDGIEPFLSKPVDRPNPHYAALQLAEVSADDEYITSAILAAPPQRALRLLENIISTRSAPLQGKFAADLIRIIGSAGDPTANSYVLKLLSASNAPAASRNLWISSYTQGLKRAGTTLEKADKEGKLSAVFTTASSVAGNPSAKETERLDAIAFMESAPFAQAKAALTPCLASGQPEAVQAAAVKTLATWSADDATKAIINHWSTYTPKAREAALAALVARPARIVALLTAMQGGGEKGIKPADLSAAQVQALLKLEDKAIAKSAREVLASVIPPSRESVIAKFQPALTSKGDTAKGQVVFMQRCFACHRAAGQGLEVGPDLITVKTKGRDALLTAILDPHKEVAPQYIAYAVNTKDGQTLSGIITQDEAASMTIKMMGGAQLNIPRSNIKGSSSSSQSLMPEGLETGMTTQDMADLLDFIEGLK; encoded by the coding sequence ATGAAGCCTCGTTCCGTGCTCCCCTATCTCCTAGCTTTTGCTGGACTATCGAACTCCGTCCTGCATGCGCAACAGCCAAGGGCACAGATCCAGTTGCAGAGTGACTCAAAAAGGATCGAATCCAAGACGACCTACGCAAAGGCGTATGGCGAAACCAAGGGTGCCGTCACTGTGGATCCGGCGAAGGATCTGCCACGCTATCCCGCCGTGGAACCGAAGGACGCCATCGCCACCTTCCAGGTGAAGAAAGGCTTTGCCTTGGAGTTCGCCGCACATGAACCCAATGTGCGCTCGCCCATCGCCATCAGCTTCGATGAGCACGGGCGTATGTTCGTGTGCGAGATGATTGACTACTCAGAGATGCGCGACGCCAATCCGCATCTCGGCCGTGTCTCCATGCTGGAGGACAAGGATGGTGATGGCTTCTTCGAAACAGCCAAGGTCTTCGCAGACAATCTCGCATGGCCTACGGGGCTCATCTGCGCCAACGGAGGTGTGTTCGTGGTCGCAACGCCTGACATCATCTTCTTCAAGGACACGGATGGAGATGGGAAATCCGACGTGCGGGATACCATGTACACCGGATTCGGCACGGGGTTGAAGATTCTCAATGTGCAGGGTATGGCGAATTGTCCGCAGTGGGGTCTGGACAATCGCATCCATGTGCAGGCCGGCGGTGGGAACCGTGGCAAGGTAAAGTGCCTGAAGCGCCCGGAACTTCCCGAGATGGAGCTGGGCGGACGCGACTTCTGGTTTGATCCCCGCACCCTGGAGTTTGGCCTGGAGGCGGGGGGGGGCCAGTACGGCATGAGCTTCGACGATTGGGGTCGCAAGTATGTGTGCAGCAACAGCGACCACCTGCAGTTCTTCATCTACGATGACCGCTTTGCGACCCGGAACCCCTTCTTCACGATGCCTCCCACCAAGCGCAGCGTGGCCGTAGATGGTGGAGCGGCAGAGGTCTTCCGCATCAGCCCGGATGAACCATGGCGCATCATCCGCACCCGGTGGCGTGTGGCTGGCGTGGTGAAGGGTGCGGTCGAAGGCGGTGGACGTGTGAGCGGGTACTTCACCGGAGCGACGGGAACCACGGTGTATCGCGGTGATGCTTATGGACCGGAGTTCGTGAACAACACCTTCTCCGGCGATGCCGGCGGACAGCTCGTGCATCGCAAAATCATCTCCCCGGATGGGGTGAGTGTGAAGGGCGCTCGCCCGGCGGATGAGCAGGGATATGAGTTCCTCGCCAGCAAGGACACCTGGGTGCGCACGGTGAACTTCGCCAATGCGCCCGATGGGCACCTGTACATCTGCGATATGTATCGCGAGGTGATTGAGCATCCCTGGAGCATTCCAGACGAGATCAAGAAACACATCGACCTGAACAGTGGCAACGATCGTGGCCGCATCTACCGCCTCATCAAGAACGGACAGAACCCGAAGAAAGTCGCCCCGCTGGCGGAAGTGTCTCTGCAAGATCTGGTCAACACCTTGGAAAGTCCCAACGGTTGGCATCGTGACTGCGCCTCGCGCCTGATCTATGAGCGCAACGAGAAAGCCGCTGTTCCGCTGCTGGATTCCCTCATCAGGAAGACTTCCAATCCCCTCGCGAAACTGCATGTACTGGGGTGCCTGGACGGCTTCAAGGCGCTGACGGATGAACATCTGGTCATCGCACTCAAAGACTCCAATGAACATGTGCGCGCTCGTGCAGTCATGCTGGCGGCCATTCGGACGAACGGCAAGATCCCCTCCCCTGTCCTGTGGAAGTCATTGGAACCGCTGGTAAAGGATGCATCGCCACGAGTACGCCTGCATCTCGCATTTCTCCTGGGTGGGATGGATGACGGCTCAAAGGATGGCATTGAGCCGTTTCTCTCAAAGCCCGTCGACCGCCCCAATCCTCACTACGCCGCGCTTCAGCTTGCGGAAGTTTCCGCCGATGATGAGTACATCACTTCGGCCATCCTTGCCGCACCGCCGCAACGCGCGCTGCGCTTGTTGGAGAACATCATCAGCACCCGGTCTGCACCGCTGCAGGGCAAGTTTGCCGCGGATCTCATCCGCATCATCGGCAGTGCCGGCGATCCAACCGCGAACTCGTACGTGCTGAAGCTTCTCTCGGCCTCGAACGCGCCTGCAGCATCCCGCAACCTGTGGATCAGCTCCTACACCCAGGGACTGAAGCGTGCAGGCACCACCTTGGAAAAAGCCGACAAGGAAGGAAAGCTCTCCGCTGTCTTTACCACCGCGTCATCCGTGGCTGGCAATCCGTCCGCGAAGGAAACTGAGCGGCTTGATGCCATCGCCTTCATGGAGTCCGCTCCGTTCGCGCAAGCAAAGGCAGCACTCACCCCCTGCCTCGCTTCCGGCCAACCCGAGGCTGTGCAAGCGGCAGCGGTGAAGACGCTCGCCACCTGGTCTGCGGATGACGCGACGAAAGCCATCATCAATCACTGGTCCACCTACACGCCCAAGGCACGCGAAGCCGCGCTCGCCGCCCTCGTTGCCCGGCCCGCCCGCATCGTGGCACTCCTCACAGCGATGCAGGGTGGCGGCGAGAAGGGCATCAAGCCTGCCGACCTCAGCGCAGCCCAGGTTCAGGCTCTGCTGAAACTGGAGGACAAGGCTATCGCCAAGTCTGCCCGTGAGGTGCTGGCCAGTGTGATTCCGCCATCGCGTGAGTCGGTGATCGCGAAGTTCCAACCGGCACTGACATCGAAGGGGGACACGGCCAAAGGCCAGGTGGTGTTCATGCAGCGCTGCTTTGCGTGCCATCGTGCAGCTGGCCAGGGACTTGAAGTAGGCCCCGACTTGATCACGGTGAAGACGAAGGGCCGTGATGCCTTGCTCACTGCCATCCTCGATCCTCACAAGGAAGTCGCGCCACAATACATCGCCTATGCGGTGAACACCAAGGATGGCCAGACGCTCAGTGGCATCATCACCCAGGACGAGGCAGCCAGCATGACCATCAAGATGATGGGCGGCGCACAGCTCAACATCCCGCGCAGCAATATCAAAGGCTCGTCGTCGTCATCTCAAAGCCTGATGCCCGAGGGCCTCGAAACCGGCATGACCACCCAGGACATGGCGGACCTTCTGGATTTCATTGAGGGGCTCAAATAG